In a genomic window of Aggregatimonas sangjinii:
- a CDS encoding ABC transporter permease: MALRDGKASGKRLLLFIASIVLGIAAVVSIQSFSGNLEENIALQSKELMGADYRIDSNQPPNERVQAIIDSLGGANGKEVSFASMAAFPKSGASKLVRVRGIAGGFPFYGELETLPKTAATGYQKDRGALVDATVMLQFGLKRGDSIKIGNTTFPITGTLYSAPGSTAISSSVAPTVILPYGMIEGTGLLQLGSRIGYNFYFIADSGTDLKQLDEEVDPLLDAQNADMDTHTATSARMGRRFNNVGKFLNLIAFIALLLGCVGIASSVHIYIKEKLRAVAVLKCLGASRKQSFLIYLIQIAGMGLLGGIIGTVLGLLLQQSFPLILQDFLPFEVIISFSIQPIIMGLLLGVGMSVLFALSPLLSTWYVSPLQVLRIQEKTPIQSKRASIVVMIGIVIFMFCFSFWLLGNVRYALGFVLGIVVTFGILAGVALLFMRAVKKFFPTSWGFLARQSLMNLFRPNNQTMVLLLAIGVGSFLISTLYFTKDILLEKATLEGSERSPNIIMLDVQTDQKEAVVQDILTKGLPLIDNIPIITMRMHSIKGRLVNDIRADTLSRINQWILNHEFRTTYRDSLIPSEVLTEGEFTPTASSNNAIPISLSDNVARDAQVVLGDTLVFNVQGVLMETIVGSIRSVDWGRMQLNFSVVFPKGILENAPQFHVVSTKAPNESVSASLQREIVRKFPNVSVLDLRQILTLVEGILDKISWVVNFMAFFSILTGIIVLIGSVRTSKYQRIRESVLLRTLGAKSRQILKISALEYLYLGLLGSGIGILLSLISSQLLAVFVFQTAFVPSWIPFVLILPGITALVLTIGLFNSRGVLNSPPLEVLRKES, encoded by the coding sequence ATGGCATTGCGTGACGGCAAGGCCAGTGGTAAACGCTTGCTGCTCTTTATCGCTTCCATAGTACTCGGTATCGCAGCGGTCGTTTCCATTCAGTCGTTCAGCGGTAACCTCGAGGAAAACATAGCGCTCCAATCTAAAGAATTGATGGGGGCCGACTATCGCATCGATAGCAACCAGCCCCCAAATGAACGCGTGCAGGCGATTATCGATTCGTTGGGCGGTGCCAATGGTAAGGAAGTGAGCTTTGCATCCATGGCCGCTTTTCCCAAAAGCGGCGCCAGCAAATTGGTGCGTGTACGCGGTATAGCAGGAGGTTTTCCCTTCTACGGCGAATTGGAAACCCTTCCCAAAACTGCGGCAACCGGTTATCAAAAAGACCGGGGAGCACTGGTAGACGCGACGGTAATGCTTCAGTTCGGGTTGAAACGTGGCGACAGTATCAAAATCGGGAACACCACTTTCCCGATAACCGGCACCCTATATTCTGCACCCGGTAGCACGGCCATTTCAAGTTCCGTGGCACCGACGGTCATCTTGCCGTATGGAATGATTGAAGGAACCGGCTTATTACAGTTAGGGAGTAGAATCGGCTATAATTTTTATTTTATCGCCGATTCAGGAACCGACCTGAAACAATTGGACGAGGAAGTCGACCCGCTATTGGATGCGCAAAATGCCGATATGGACACCCATACCGCTACAAGCGCGAGAATGGGACGTCGATTCAATAATGTGGGTAAATTTCTGAACCTTATCGCTTTTATCGCCTTACTACTGGGCTGTGTAGGTATTGCCAGTTCGGTACATATTTATATCAAGGAAAAATTGCGCGCCGTGGCCGTCTTGAAGTGTTTAGGTGCCTCCCGGAAACAAAGCTTTTTGATTTATCTGATTCAAATCGCCGGGATGGGATTATTAGGCGGGATTATCGGTACGGTGCTCGGTTTGCTCTTGCAACAATCCTTTCCGTTGATCTTACAGGATTTTCTACCCTTTGAGGTTATCATTTCCTTTAGTATACAGCCTATTATTATGGGCTTGTTGCTAGGTGTCGGTATGTCGGTACTCTTCGCGCTATCGCCTTTGTTGAGCACCTGGTACGTCTCGCCCTTGCAGGTTTTAAGAATACAGGAAAAAACACCGATACAGTCGAAAAGAGCCAGTATCGTGGTCATGATTGGTATCGTGATATTTATGTTCTGTTTTTCGTTTTGGTTATTGGGTAATGTGCGCTATGCCTTGGGCTTTGTTTTGGGCATCGTAGTAACCTTTGGTATTCTGGCAGGAGTCGCCCTCCTTTTTATGAGGGCAGTGAAAAAGTTCTTTCCCACATCGTGGGGTTTTCTCGCGCGCCAGAGCTTGATGAATCTGTTCAGGCCCAACAATCAGACTATGGTTTTGCTTTTGGCCATCGGAGTAGGGAGCTTTTTAATCAGTACGCTGTATTTTACCAAGGATATCCTCTTGGAAAAAGCGACTTTGGAAGGGAGCGAACGCAGCCCTAACATCATCATGCTCGACGTACAGACGGATCAAAAGGAAGCCGTCGTACAGGATATTTTGACCAAGGGGCTTCCGCTTATAGATAATATTCCCATTATCACCATGCGTATGCATAGCATTAAAGGACGTTTGGTAAACGATATTCGAGCGGATACGCTATCCCGAATCAACCAATGGATTTTAAACCATGAGTTTCGAACGACTTATCGCGATTCGTTGATTCCCTCGGAGGTGCTTACGGAAGGGGAATTTACCCCAACTGCCTCTAGCAATAATGCGATACCCATATCATTATCCGACAATGTAGCTAGAGATGCGCAGGTAGTTCTCGGTGATACCCTGGTCTTTAATGTTCAGGGTGTTTTGATGGAGACTATAGTCGGGAGCATTCGGTCTGTAGATTGGGGCCGAATGCAACTCAATTTTTCCGTAGTTTTCCCTAAGGGTATTTTGGAAAATGCCCCTCAATTTCATGTCGTTTCGACCAAGGCGCCGAACGAATCGGTATCGGCTAGTTTACAGAGGGAAATCGTTCGAAAATTCCCCAATGTTTCGGTGCTTGATTTGCGTCAAATATTGACCTTGGTAGAGGGAATTTTGGACAAAATCTCCTGGGTGGTCAATTTTATGGCGTTTTTCAGTATCCTGACCGGCATCATTGTCCTTATCGGTTCGGTAAGGACGAGCAAATACCAGCGTATACGGGAAAGTGTACTTTTGCGCACGCTCGGAGCTAAGAGCCGGCAAATCTTAAAGATTTCAGCCTTGGAATATTTGTATTTGGGGCTATTGGGAAGCGGAATCGGTATTTTGCTATCATTGATCAGTAGTCAACTGTTGGCGGTCTTCGTGTTTCAGACCGCCTTCGTTCCCTCTTGGATACCTTTTGTGCTCATCTTACCGGGAATTACGGCCCTGGTATTGACCATCGGACTGTTCAATAGCCGAGGTGTATTGAATAGCCCACCCTTGGAAGTGCTTCGCAAGGAAAGTTGA
- a CDS encoding ABC transporter ATP-binding protein — MAKILNVHQLKKTYTSGSKNLTVLDNITFSVEAGDTFSIVGPSGSGKTTLLGLCAGLDRPDEGSIELCGTALESLNEDQRAQLRNQKVGFIFQDFQLLPTLTALENVSVPLELQGAKDAAKVGMRLLDQVGLADRFHHYPSQLSGGEQQRVALARAFSNKPAILFADEPTGNLDEETGEKVVQLLFELNQAAGTTLVIVTHDLDLAKRTQHILRLKGGKVLNEKTTIPS; from the coding sequence ATGGCAAAGATATTAAACGTTCACCAACTCAAAAAAACCTATACCAGCGGTTCTAAAAACCTCACCGTTTTGGATAATATTACCTTTTCCGTTGAAGCGGGCGATACCTTTTCTATCGTAGGGCCCTCGGGGAGCGGGAAGACGACCTTGCTCGGCCTTTGCGCTGGGCTGGACAGGCCTGACGAAGGTAGTATTGAACTTTGCGGTACTGCTCTTGAATCGCTGAACGAAGATCAACGCGCCCAATTGCGCAACCAGAAAGTGGGCTTTATATTTCAGGATTTTCAACTGTTGCCGACCCTAACCGCCCTCGAGAACGTAAGTGTTCCATTAGAACTACAAGGGGCCAAAGATGCAGCTAAAGTAGGGATGCGCCTGTTGGACCAGGTCGGGCTGGCCGACCGCTTTCACCATTATCCCTCCCAACTTTCTGGCGGGGAGCAGCAACGGGTCGCCCTGGCACGAGCGTTTTCCAACAAACCCGCGATTCTTTTTGCAGACGAACCTACGGGAAATCTAGATGAAGAAACCGGTGAAAAAGTTGTACAACTCCTTTTCGAATTGAATCAAGCAGCAGGAACTACCTTGGTTATCGTTACCCATGACCTCGACCTTGCGAAGCGTACCCAACACATTTTACGGCTTAAAGGAGGGAAAGTATTGAACGAAAAAACGACCATTCCCTCGTGA
- a CDS encoding arylesterase: MRTLLKLCYFFSILFLTACGGKDAKKQYTQEKESTAAIETSEMEQESEIILFFGNSLTAGMGLDPEEAFPALVQNKLDSLDLDYTVINAGLSGETTAGGLNRLDWVLKQKVAIFVLELGANDGLRGTPLQETRSNLQSIIDAVLEKNPDTRIVLAGMQMPPNLGGDYTAEFRQLFPELAEKNNATLIPFLLEGVAGIPELNQPDGIHPTTEGQKIVANTVWQVLRPLVLKEALAQ; the protein is encoded by the coding sequence ATGCGAACGCTATTAAAACTTTGTTATTTTTTTTCGATTCTTTTCCTGACAGCTTGCGGTGGAAAGGATGCCAAGAAGCAGTATACCCAAGAAAAGGAATCGACTGCCGCCATCGAAACCAGCGAGATGGAACAGGAATCGGAAATCATCCTATTTTTCGGCAATAGCCTTACCGCGGGTATGGGGCTGGACCCCGAAGAAGCTTTTCCAGCGCTTGTTCAGAATAAATTGGATTCCCTGGACTTGGATTACACAGTGATCAATGCCGGATTGAGTGGCGAAACCACGGCCGGTGGCCTGAATCGCTTGGACTGGGTCTTGAAACAGAAGGTTGCCATTTTTGTACTGGAGTTAGGGGCGAATGACGGTTTACGGGGAACGCCTCTGCAAGAGACCCGTAGCAACCTACAAAGCATAATCGATGCCGTTTTGGAAAAAAATCCTGACACGCGCATTGTCTTGGCCGGAATGCAAATGCCTCCTAATTTAGGAGGGGATTATACCGCGGAATTTCGACAACTTTTTCCTGAGTTGGCCGAAAAGAACAATGCGACGCTTATTCCTTTCTTGCTGGAAGGGGTAGCCGGTATTCCTGAGTTGAATCAGCCCGACGGGATTCACCCCACCACAGAAGGTCAAAAAATCGTAGCGAATACGGTTTGGCAGGTATTGCGGCCATTGGTGCTAAAGGAAGCCTTAGCACAATGA
- a CDS encoding peptidoglycan DD-metalloendopeptidase family protein, protein METIPILDADIPFTAYTRLDLSDGNIDLAAYDITDPLECQTYIDTVLEQNNGQVAYGGYLEKRNLYSDKVGFSGKSARNIHLGVDFWSKAGTKVLVPLAGKVHSLQNNATQGDYGPTIILEHEIENTVFYSLYGHLSLASLEGLSIGKVFKKGETLATLGTPDINVNYAPHLHFQLIRDIEGKKGDYPGVCSINRMAFYKNNCPNPSFLLNI, encoded by the coding sequence ATGGAAACAATACCCATCTTGGATGCGGATATCCCGTTCACGGCCTATACCCGTTTGGATTTGTCCGATGGAAATATCGACTTGGCAGCCTACGACATCACCGATCCCTTAGAATGCCAAACCTATATCGATACCGTGTTGGAACAAAACAATGGCCAAGTCGCATACGGCGGGTATCTCGAAAAACGAAACCTATATAGCGACAAGGTCGGATTTTCAGGAAAATCGGCGCGAAATATCCATTTGGGAGTCGATTTTTGGTCCAAAGCAGGAACTAAGGTGCTCGTGCCCTTAGCGGGCAAAGTGCATAGTTTGCAAAATAATGCCACTCAGGGTGATTACGGGCCGACCATCATATTGGAACATGAAATCGAGAATACGGTGTTCTATTCGCTATACGGCCATCTTTCCTTGGCCTCGTTAGAAGGGCTGAGTATTGGAAAGGTTTTTAAAAAAGGCGAAACACTTGCCACCTTGGGTACTCCCGATATCAACGTCAACTATGCCCCACACCTTCATTTTCAGTTGATTAGAGATATAGAGGGCAAAAAAGGGGACTATCCCGGGGTTTGTAGCATAAATCGGATGGCATTTTATAAGAACAACTGCCCAAATCCATCTTTTCTTCTCAATATATAG
- the msrA gene encoding peptide-methionine (S)-S-oxide reductase MsrA, giving the protein MNYFKMITLAAITLISASCQSHTKENKKAEMAEAEPHLSTSEPKMTPQDLSEYETAYFASGCFWCVEAIYESVKGVQEVVSGYAGGTEENPTYEQVGSGNSSHAEAVKVYYDPEIISFTALVQVFFGSHDPTTLNRQGPDRGTQYRSVAFYKNDEEKEIIQAYIGALKDQNVYDGAPITTEVTAFTKFYDAEDYHQDYEKKHPNNSYITNVSVPRLNRFKANFKEYLKEEAH; this is encoded by the coding sequence ATGAACTATTTTAAGATGATTACGCTCGCCGCGATAACTTTAATTTCCGCAAGCTGCCAATCGCATACCAAGGAAAATAAAAAGGCCGAAATGGCGGAAGCCGAACCCCACTTATCTACCTCAGAACCAAAAATGACGCCCCAAGACCTCAGCGAATACGAAACCGCCTATTTTGCCAGTGGCTGTTTTTGGTGTGTAGAGGCGATTTATGAAAGTGTAAAAGGAGTTCAAGAAGTGGTTTCCGGCTACGCCGGCGGCACTGAGGAGAACCCGACCTATGAGCAAGTAGGCAGTGGAAACAGTTCCCACGCAGAGGCGGTAAAGGTATACTACGACCCGGAGATTATCTCATTTACGGCCCTGGTACAGGTATTTTTCGGTTCGCACGACCCTACAACTTTAAATCGTCAAGGTCCGGATCGCGGCACACAATATCGTTCAGTGGCGTTTTACAAGAATGACGAAGAAAAAGAGATTATCCAAGCCTATATTGGGGCGTTAAAAGACCAGAATGTGTATGACGGAGCGCCCATAACAACCGAGGTCACCGCTTTTACCAAGTTTTACGATGCAGAGGACTATCATCAGGATTACGAAAAAAAACACCCTAACAATTCGTACATCACTAATGTTTCGGTACCCAGATTGAATCGTTTCAAGGCAAATTTCAAAGAGTATTTAAAGGAAGAGGCGCACTAA
- a CDS encoding RNA polymerase sigma factor yields the protein MFHINLVAKCKKNDRKAQMQLYDKYCQGMFCVAMRFLKNEDDAEDVLQEAFIKAFQKIEQYKGDVTFGAWLKKIVVNRSLDFLKVKKAHMVALDETYMQVAQDDDWTVEDGITVQEVKMAMEGLSEKYRLVLQLYLMEGYDHDEISEILGITNTTCRTRLLRGKGQLKEVLNERFITKKSRLD from the coding sequence ATGTTTCATATTAATCTGGTCGCAAAATGCAAAAAAAATGACCGTAAGGCTCAGATGCAGCTTTACGATAAATACTGCCAGGGTATGTTCTGTGTCGCGATGCGGTTTTTAAAAAACGAGGACGACGCCGAAGATGTTTTACAGGAAGCATTTATCAAGGCGTTTCAGAAAATAGAGCAATACAAAGGGGATGTGACTTTTGGGGCTTGGTTAAAAAAAATAGTTGTAAACCGTAGCCTGGATTTTCTAAAGGTAAAAAAAGCGCATATGGTGGCTTTGGACGAAACCTATATGCAGGTGGCCCAAGACGACGATTGGACAGTAGAGGATGGAATAACGGTACAGGAAGTAAAGATGGCTATGGAGGGCTTGTCGGAAAAATATCGTCTGGTATTGCAATTGTACTTGATGGAAGGCTACGACCACGACGAGATATCCGAAATATTGGGCATCACCAATACCACTTGCCGGACGCGGTTGTTACGGGGCAAGGGACAATTAAAAGAAGTATTGAACGAACGATTTATAACAAAAAAATCCCGCCTTGACTGA
- a CDS encoding aldose epimerase family protein produces the protein MKQLTISTPHITLIVLNYGAIIQKLLVKDANGNTVNVVMGHDNAADYLTDERYLGAVVGRYAGRISNGSFELDRQIYHLHQENGVHLHGGKEGFSKKYWTFEDVHYGNEPYIKLSYTSAHLEEGYPGNVKVSVTYKLKHNQLHMVYEATTDRTTVINLTNHSYFRLDDAPNLAAHKLQLNCSKYAELDAKLVPTGKLLSVRKTEMDFREPANLGNISLNHPFLVDRSTRIAARMSSRFLGIMMEVLTDQPVLIVYTPPDMPAICFEAQNFPDAPNRPKFPSSVLRPNDVYTQATQYRFDVL, from the coding sequence TTGAAACAACTTACCATAAGCACCCCGCATATTACCCTTATCGTGCTGAATTATGGGGCGATTATTCAAAAACTCTTGGTGAAAGATGCCAACGGAAACACCGTAAACGTGGTGATGGGCCATGACAATGCTGCCGATTACCTTACTGACGAGCGTTACCTAGGGGCCGTTGTGGGTCGTTATGCAGGACGCATCTCGAACGGAAGTTTTGAATTGGATCGACAAATCTATCATTTGCATCAGGAAAACGGAGTACACCTGCACGGGGGTAAAGAAGGTTTTAGCAAAAAATATTGGACGTTCGAAGACGTGCATTATGGCAACGAGCCCTATATCAAATTATCCTATACCAGTGCGCATCTTGAGGAAGGATATCCAGGAAATGTAAAGGTAAGCGTGACCTATAAACTCAAGCACAACCAATTGCATATGGTTTATGAGGCCACCACCGACCGTACCACGGTAATCAACCTTACCAACCATTCGTACTTCAGGCTCGACGATGCACCCAATCTCGCCGCCCACAAACTACAACTCAACTGCTCTAAATATGCGGAACTCGATGCCAAACTGGTACCGACCGGCAAGCTGCTCTCGGTACGAAAAACCGAAATGGATTTTAGGGAACCCGCAAATTTGGGAAACATTTCCCTAAATCACCCTTTTCTTGTAGATCGATCAACCCGGATAGCAGCGCGAATGAGTTCCCGTTTTTTAGGGATTATGATGGAAGTCCTGACTGATCAACCGGTATTGATAGTCTATACGCCACCCGATATGCCTGCTATTTGTTTTGAGGCACAAAATTTTCCCGATGCCCCGAACAGGCCCAAATTCCCCAGTAGCGTGTTGCGACCTAATGATGTATACACCCAGGCCACACAATATCGGTTCGATGTACTTTAA
- a CDS encoding DUF2911 domain-containing protein — protein MKFLKGLLIVVIVLVLLGVFVGKPYMQKQTKKHSPERTATYTKNGMDLSVNYSSPSKKGRTIFGELVPFDAIWRTGANEPTTFTTNSKITVMGESLPAGTYSLWTKPNPEQWTVMFNKEVPDWGVTLLSGGKDTTRDPEQDAVEVTASVMPLTQEVEQFTISFADAGGTQMCLSWDTTKVCVPIEK, from the coding sequence ATGAAATTTTTAAAAGGCCTTTTGATCGTTGTCATAGTATTGGTGCTTCTTGGCGTTTTCGTCGGAAAGCCCTATATGCAAAAACAGACCAAAAAGCATAGTCCGGAGCGTACGGCTACTTATACCAAAAATGGAATGGACCTTTCGGTCAACTACTCTAGCCCGTCTAAAAAAGGGCGTACTATTTTTGGGGAACTCGTGCCCTTTGATGCCATATGGCGTACCGGAGCCAATGAACCCACCACTTTTACTACGAATAGCAAGATAACGGTCATGGGGGAAAGTCTTCCTGCTGGAACCTATTCGTTATGGACGAAACCAAATCCAGAACAGTGGACAGTTATGTTTAATAAGGAGGTGCCCGATTGGGGCGTAACGCTCTTAAGTGGGGGCAAGGACACAACGCGTGATCCGGAACAAGATGCAGTTGAAGTTACTGCCTCCGTCATGCCCCTTACACAAGAAGTTGAACAATTTACCATTTCGTTTGCCGACGCTGGAGGCACCCAAATGTGTCTCTCTTGGGATACCACCAAAGTTTGCGTCCCCATTGAAAAATAG
- the meaB gene encoding methylmalonyl Co-A mutase-associated GTPase MeaB, whose protein sequence is MTSTKNTHAKNAVRLAEKRKTAPNPELLAENLMKGDKAALARAITLVESAHTDHWEIANSLIENCLKKKTDSVRVGITGVPGVGKSTFIETLGKNLTASGKRVAVLAVDPTSSKNKGSILGDKTRMDELSRDANAFIRPSPAGTSLGGVARKSRETIMLCEAAGYNVILVETVGVGQSETAVSSMVDFFLLLKLAGAGDELQGIKRGIIEMADAIVINKADGANIKNAQNAKIEFKRALQLYPPKDNGWTPKVTACSALENSGIQETWDVIDAYISLSKKDGSFREKRAAQNESWLLQTIDNHLKTDFYSDKNIQATLAQLTKEVVQSKVSPFRAAELLLQQRKNETK, encoded by the coding sequence TTGACCTCTACGAAAAACACCCATGCTAAAAATGCCGTGCGACTCGCCGAAAAACGCAAGACCGCACCCAATCCAGAGCTATTGGCCGAAAACCTAATGAAAGGCGACAAGGCAGCTTTGGCAAGGGCCATTACCTTGGTCGAAAGTGCACATACCGATCATTGGGAAATCGCGAATTCCCTTATCGAAAACTGTCTTAAGAAGAAAACGGATTCCGTTCGTGTCGGAATTACCGGAGTACCTGGTGTGGGTAAGAGTACCTTTATAGAGACCTTGGGCAAAAACCTTACCGCTAGCGGAAAGAGGGTCGCCGTGTTGGCCGTAGACCCTACCAGTAGTAAGAACAAGGGCAGTATCTTGGGAGATAAGACCCGTATGGACGAGCTTTCCCGGGATGCCAACGCTTTTATTCGCCCCTCCCCGGCAGGTACTTCGTTGGGTGGTGTTGCCCGTAAGAGCCGCGAAACCATAATGCTCTGCGAAGCGGCCGGTTACAATGTAATCCTAGTAGAAACGGTAGGTGTGGGCCAAAGTGAAACTGCCGTAAGCAGTATGGTCGATTTCTTTTTATTGTTGAAGCTGGCCGGTGCAGGTGATGAACTTCAAGGCATTAAAAGGGGTATCATCGAAATGGCGGATGCCATTGTTATCAACAAAGCCGATGGTGCCAATATCAAAAACGCCCAAAATGCCAAAATAGAGTTCAAAAGAGCGCTCCAATTGTATCCACCAAAAGATAATGGTTGGACTCCCAAGGTGACCGCCTGTTCGGCACTTGAAAATTCTGGTATTCAAGAAACTTGGGATGTGATCGACGCGTATATTTCCCTCTCCAAAAAAGATGGGAGTTTTCGAGAGAAACGCGCTGCCCAGAACGAAAGCTGGTTGCTACAGACCATTGATAATCATTTAAAAACGGATTTTTACAGCGATAAAAACATACAGGCAACGCTGGCGCAGTTGACCAAAGAAGTCGTTCAAAGCAAGGTTTCGCCTTTCCGGGCCGCGGAACTTTTACTACAACAACGAAAAAACGAAACGAAGTAA
- a CDS encoding glycosyltransferase family 2 protein, with the protein MTPVTDALLSIVVPLYNEEDNVALLTQKIHESLVGYAYEIIYIDDFSTDRTRKTVKDLQDSKVHLIELKKNYGQSLALAAGLDYAKGEYIITMDGDLQNDPSDIPQMLKHAVEDDYDVVTGIRQKRKDSQVKKIPSKIANFLVRRVTKLDIKDNGCALKVFTRDIAKDLNLYGEMHRFINLLAYLEGAQIKQVPVKHHARHAGVSKYGLERVFKVVADMMLLLFIRKYFQRPIHLFGIFGFLLILIGIFINIYLLFVKFYLGQDIGTRPLLIFGLMFILAGIQLFTIGIVMELLIRTYYESQNKRPYRIKKVTVGGQVS; encoded by the coding sequence ATGACGCCTGTTACCGACGCCCTGCTTTCTATCGTAGTTCCCCTTTACAATGAAGAAGACAATGTCGCCCTTCTTACCCAGAAAATACACGAGAGTCTGGTCGGCTACGCTTATGAAATCATCTACATCGATGACTTTTCTACCGATAGGACCCGAAAAACCGTCAAAGATCTTCAGGATAGCAAAGTCCACTTGATCGAGCTTAAGAAAAATTATGGCCAAAGCCTTGCGCTCGCAGCCGGTTTGGATTATGCCAAAGGGGAATACATTATTACCATGGATGGGGATTTGCAGAACGATCCAAGCGATATTCCCCAGATGTTGAAACATGCCGTGGAAGATGACTACGATGTGGTTACCGGAATCCGTCAAAAAAGGAAGGATTCCCAAGTAAAAAAAATACCCTCTAAAATCGCGAACTTTTTAGTGCGAAGGGTCACGAAATTGGACATCAAGGACAACGGATGTGCTTTGAAGGTATTTACACGGGATATTGCCAAAGACTTGAACCTGTATGGAGAAATGCACCGTTTTATCAACCTTCTGGCGTATTTAGAAGGCGCCCAGATCAAGCAAGTGCCCGTAAAACACCACGCCCGACATGCCGGGGTTTCGAAATATGGCCTGGAACGGGTGTTTAAGGTAGTGGCCGATATGATGTTGCTCCTTTTTATCCGTAAGTACTTTCAACGGCCCATTCATCTTTTCGGGATTTTTGGCTTTTTACTGATTTTGATCGGTATTTTCATCAACATATACCTGTTGTTCGTAAAGTTCTATTTGGGACAGGATATTGGAACACGACCGCTCTTGATTTTTGGACTCATGTTCATATTGGCGGGTATTCAACTCTTTACCATTGGTATCGTCATGGAATTATTGATACGCACCTACTACGAATCGCAAAACAAGCGGCCGTACCGAATTAAAAAAGTGACCGTTGGTGGGCAAGTATCGTAA
- a CDS encoding lysylphosphatidylglycerol synthase transmembrane domain-containing protein — MGKYRKHALTALKILVSTALIYFIFTKIDFGEVLAILQKANAFYLLLAAIFLVMSKIIASYRLNLYFHQLDVRLTQQSNLKLYLLGMFYNLFLPGGIGGDAYKGYVIQKRFPVTTKRVISALLLDRLSGLLLIFLYSCLFAILLDNEYLAKYRMAIFVLALASILFFWLFNKKWFSSLQKVFWKSCSYSALVQGTQLVSVLLILKALAIGTQTVAYLFVFMLSSIVSVVPLTIGGIGSRELTFFYGAELLGLEENTAVGISMVFFLITAIVSLFGVYYHLKKPDLETQGDTR, encoded by the coding sequence GTGGGCAAGTATCGTAAACATGCCCTGACCGCGCTCAAGATCCTCGTAAGTACAGCGCTTATTTATTTTATTTTCACGAAGATCGATTTTGGAGAGGTGCTGGCCATACTTCAAAAAGCGAATGCTTTCTACCTCTTATTGGCAGCTATTTTTTTGGTGATGTCGAAAATAATCGCCTCCTATCGTCTAAATCTGTATTTTCATCAATTGGATGTTCGGCTTACGCAGCAAAGTAACCTGAAACTCTATTTGTTGGGCATGTTCTACAATCTGTTTTTGCCCGGCGGGATAGGCGGTGATGCCTATAAGGGATATGTCATTCAGAAAAGATTCCCGGTAACCACCAAGCGCGTAATCTCGGCCTTGCTCCTAGACCGCCTTAGTGGATTGCTACTGATATTTCTTTACAGCTGCCTGTTCGCCATTTTATTGGACAACGAATATCTCGCGAAATACCGTATGGCCATCTTCGTTTTGGCACTGGCTTCCATCTTGTTTTTTTGGTTGTTCAACAAAAAATGGTTCTCCTCCTTGCAAAAGGTTTTCTGGAAATCCTGTAGCTATTCGGCCTTGGTTCAGGGTACCCAATTGGTAAGTGTGCTACTCATCTTAAAGGCGCTTGCTATTGGTACGCAAACGGTTGCCTACCTCTTTGTTTTTATGCTGTCCTCCATCGTGTCGGTCGTGCCCCTGACCATCGGAGGAATCGGTAGTCGTGAGCTCACGTTCTTCTACGGGGCCGAACTCTTGGGGTTGGAGGAAAATACGGCTGTTGGAATAAGCATGGTATTCTTCCTGATTACCGCGATAGTATCGCTATTTGGGGTGTATTACCATTTGAAAAAACCTGATTTGGAGACCCAGGGCGATACCCGTTAG